The genomic segment GCCCTCGCGCAGTGCCACGACGGCGGGACCGTTCTCTTCGGGCAGCCACACGCGGCCGACCAACAGCGCGCGGTCGGCATCGTCGGGAAGGATGTCGCGGGCAGCGCCGTACGACTGGGATGTCATCATTTCTCCAACTTCACTGTGCATAGGCGCGGATGCGCTCGTGTGCGTTCTGGACGTGTGTGCGCATCGCCTCGGCTGCGCGGTCGGGGTCGGCGGCCGCGATCGCGTCGATGATGTCGTCGTGCTCCTGGATGGCGTGATAGCCGTCGAGGGGCACGAAGCGCATGCGCAGCATCCGGGTGTGGACGTGCGCCTGGGCGAGTGCTTTGCTCGCCTGACGGTTGCCCGCGATGTCGAGGACGAGCTCATGGAAGCACTGGTCGTGGTTGCGGAAGGTCGCCATCGAGGTGTAATCATCATCGAGCAGGCGGACCGGCCGAATGCTCGCGAGCTCACGGCGGAGCCGATCGATGTCGTCCGCATTCGCCCTCTCCGCCGCGCGTGAGGCGGCGTACACTTCGAGCAGCAGACGGAACTCCCACAGGTCGTCGAACTCCTCGCCGCTCATGATCGGACTGACGAAATAGCCTCGCATGGGCTCCTTGGTGACCAGCTCCTGAGTCTCCAACCGCGCCAGCGCCTCGCGCACCGGGGTCGTCGACACCCCGAGTTCGACGGCGATCTTGTCGATGTTCAGCCGTGAACCGGGGGCGATGTCGTTCGACATGACCATCCGGAACAGTTTCTGATACACGTGCGCGGAGACGCCGCCTTCCGGCGTCTCGGTGGAGTTCTCGCTCATCCCTCTAGCCTGCCGCCTATCGGGCTGTTCGTGTCGCGGCGCGCAGTCCCCGGCGCTCGAGCTCCTGCCAGCCCGGACCGTCGGGGAAGGTCCATGTGGCGACGGAATCGGGCAGCATCTCCGCACCGTTGCCGGGCTGCTGCGGCGCGCGGTAGCGACCGCCCGTCACCACAACCGGTTCGGCGAAGTGCTCGTGGAGGTGGTCGACGAACTCGATGTAGCGGTCATCCTGCGTGCCGGCCACGGCGGCGTAGTCGAAGAACGAGAAATGCTGTACGAGCTCGCACAGCCCGACGCCACCGGCGTGCGGGCACACCGGCACACCGAACTTCGCCGCGAGTAGGATGTTGGCGAGGTTCTCGTTCACGCCCGCGACACGCACCGAGTCGATCTGCATGACGTCGATGGCCTGAGCCTGCAGCAGCTGCTTGAAGATGATGCGACTCTGGACGGCCTCACCGGTCGCG from the Microbacterium ginsengiterrae genome contains:
- a CDS encoding GntR family transcriptional regulator gives rise to the protein MSENSTETPEGGVSAHVYQKLFRMVMSNDIAPGSRLNIDKIAVELGVSTTPVREALARLETQELVTKEPMRGYFVSPIMSGEEFDDLWEFRLLLEVYAASRAAERANADDIDRLRRELASIRPVRLLDDDYTSMATFRNHDQCFHELVLDIAGNRQASKALAQAHVHTRMLRMRFVPLDGYHAIQEHDDIIDAIAAADPDRAAEAMRTHVQNAHERIRAYAQ